In Humulus lupulus chromosome 6, drHumLupu1.1, whole genome shotgun sequence, a single genomic region encodes these proteins:
- the LOC133782062 gene encoding uncharacterized protein LOC133782062 isoform X2, whose amino-acid sequence MEDLRQTALAYYTAATDDIKHVVDEFFREMDPKGNEYVKFKEFSAYMETMGCPNMSSEEFYDELKQCGNDELYQDDIITLFYIIQSNRPFCGGKCKKFVKGMYFTCLRCFDFDHCDYEINQSSTSTTAAFSVCSQCYAEGHFEHRHQEFLDPIVLLNLKRMKALSNKSTTSTDAEAASGSTVSSDNKTVGGSRTRSKKPKYERSPSEVETHFMKPCPTSSESSSNDSSHSHDDKQETTSNYSLSKAIVPAVNQQSKQAKMQTAIQFGQLVASIGSALLASQLCTIM is encoded by the exons ATGGAGGATCTGCGTCAGACGGCTTTGGCTTACTACACGGCCGCGACTGACGACATAAAACATGTCGTAGATGAGTTTTTCCGTGAGATGGACCCGAAGGGCAATGAGTACGTGAAGTTCAAGGAGTTCTCGGCGTATATGGAGACGATGGGGTGCCCTAACATGAGCTCGGAAGAGTTCTACGACGAGCTTAAGCAGTGCGGAAACGACGAGCTTTATCAAGACGACATCATAACTTTGTTTTACATAATCCAAAGTAACAGACCCTTCTGTGGAGGCAAGTGTAAGAAATTTGTGAAAGGGATGTACTTCACTTGTTTGAGATGCTTTGACTTTGACCACTGTGACTATGAGATCAACCAAAGTAGTACCAGTACTACTGCTGCTTTCAGTGTTTGCTCTCAGTGTTACGCAGAGGGCCATTTTGAGCATCGTCACCAGGAGTTTCTGGATCCCATTGTTTTGCTTAACTTGAAGAGAATGAAAGCTTTGAGCAACAAG AGTACTACTTCGACGGATGCTGAGGCAGCAAGCGGTTCAACTGTTTCGTCTGATAATAAAACCGTTGGGGGATCTAGAACAAGATCCAAAAAA CCCAAATATGAGCGTTCTCCATCAGAAGTTGAAACGCATTTCATGAAACCATGTCCGACATCATCTGAGTCTTCTTCCAATGATTCTTCTCACTCCCATGACGACAAACAAGAGACGACAAGCAATTACTCTTTATCTAAAGCAATTGTACCAGCTGTCAATCAACAATCTAAACAA GCTAAGATGCAGACAGCAATACAATTTGGGCAGCTAGTGGCAAGCATAGGGAGTGCACTGCTCGCATCCCAGCTTTGTACCATAATGTGA
- the LOC133782062 gene encoding uncharacterized protein LOC133782062 isoform X1, producing the protein MEDLRQTALAYYTAATDDIKHVVDEFFREMDPKGNEYVKFKEFSAYMETMGCPNMSSEEFYDELKQCGNDELYQDDIITLFYIIQSNRPFCGGKCKKFVKGMYFTCLRCFDFDHCDYEINQSSTSTTAAFSVCSQCYAEGHFEHRHQEFLDPIVLLNLKRMKALSNKQSTTSTDAEAASGSTVSSDNKTVGGSRTRSKKPKYERSPSEVETHFMKPCPTSSESSSNDSSHSHDDKQETTSNYSLSKAIVPAVNQQSKQAKMQTAIQFGQLVASIGSALLASQLCTIM; encoded by the exons ATGGAGGATCTGCGTCAGACGGCTTTGGCTTACTACACGGCCGCGACTGACGACATAAAACATGTCGTAGATGAGTTTTTCCGTGAGATGGACCCGAAGGGCAATGAGTACGTGAAGTTCAAGGAGTTCTCGGCGTATATGGAGACGATGGGGTGCCCTAACATGAGCTCGGAAGAGTTCTACGACGAGCTTAAGCAGTGCGGAAACGACGAGCTTTATCAAGACGACATCATAACTTTGTTTTACATAATCCAAAGTAACAGACCCTTCTGTGGAGGCAAGTGTAAGAAATTTGTGAAAGGGATGTACTTCACTTGTTTGAGATGCTTTGACTTTGACCACTGTGACTATGAGATCAACCAAAGTAGTACCAGTACTACTGCTGCTTTCAGTGTTTGCTCTCAGTGTTACGCAGAGGGCCATTTTGAGCATCGTCACCAGGAGTTTCTGGATCCCATTGTTTTGCTTAACTTGAAGAGAATGAAAGCTTTGAGCAACAAG CAGAGTACTACTTCGACGGATGCTGAGGCAGCAAGCGGTTCAACTGTTTCGTCTGATAATAAAACCGTTGGGGGATCTAGAACAAGATCCAAAAAA CCCAAATATGAGCGTTCTCCATCAGAAGTTGAAACGCATTTCATGAAACCATGTCCGACATCATCTGAGTCTTCTTCCAATGATTCTTCTCACTCCCATGACGACAAACAAGAGACGACAAGCAATTACTCTTTATCTAAAGCAATTGTACCAGCTGTCAATCAACAATCTAAACAA GCTAAGATGCAGACAGCAATACAATTTGGGCAGCTAGTGGCAAGCATAGGGAGTGCACTGCTCGCATCCCAGCTTTGTACCATAATGTGA
- the LOC133782062 gene encoding uncharacterized protein LOC133782062 isoform X3: MEDLRQTALAYYTAATDDIKHVVDEFFREMDPKGNEYVKFKEFSAYMETMGCPNMSSEEFYDELKQCGNDELYQDDIITLFYIIQSNRPFCGGKCKKFVKGMYFTCLRCFDFDHCDYEINQSSTSTTAAFSVCSQCYAEGHFEHRHQEFLDPIVLLNLKRMKALSNKQSTTSTDAEAASGSTVSSDNKTVGGSRTRSKKPKYERSPSEVETHFMKPCPTSSESSSNDSSHSHDDKQETTSNYSLSKAIVPAVNQQSKQILC; this comes from the exons ATGGAGGATCTGCGTCAGACGGCTTTGGCTTACTACACGGCCGCGACTGACGACATAAAACATGTCGTAGATGAGTTTTTCCGTGAGATGGACCCGAAGGGCAATGAGTACGTGAAGTTCAAGGAGTTCTCGGCGTATATGGAGACGATGGGGTGCCCTAACATGAGCTCGGAAGAGTTCTACGACGAGCTTAAGCAGTGCGGAAACGACGAGCTTTATCAAGACGACATCATAACTTTGTTTTACATAATCCAAAGTAACAGACCCTTCTGTGGAGGCAAGTGTAAGAAATTTGTGAAAGGGATGTACTTCACTTGTTTGAGATGCTTTGACTTTGACCACTGTGACTATGAGATCAACCAAAGTAGTACCAGTACTACTGCTGCTTTCAGTGTTTGCTCTCAGTGTTACGCAGAGGGCCATTTTGAGCATCGTCACCAGGAGTTTCTGGATCCCATTGTTTTGCTTAACTTGAAGAGAATGAAAGCTTTGAGCAACAAG CAGAGTACTACTTCGACGGATGCTGAGGCAGCAAGCGGTTCAACTGTTTCGTCTGATAATAAAACCGTTGGGGGATCTAGAACAAGATCCAAAAAA CCCAAATATGAGCGTTCTCCATCAGAAGTTGAAACGCATTTCATGAAACCATGTCCGACATCATCTGAGTCTTCTTCCAATGATTCTTCTCACTCCCATGACGACAAACAAGAGACGACAAGCAATTACTCTTTATCTAAAGCAATTGTACCAGCTGTCAATCAACAATCTAAACAA ATTTTATGTTAA